The following nucleotide sequence is from Salinispirillum sp. LH 10-3-1.
ACCTTGAATGTGTGCAATCATGCCTTTGCCATGGGATTTACCCCGGTCTACATTCACCCAACGCTTTTCGCCATCACGCTCAATAAACCAGCGCTCGTAATCGAGAATCTGATCCATGGGATCGGTATGAGAAAAGATCTTCACCCATCCGCGCACACCGTAAACCGATGTAATTTTGCCCAGAGTAATGAGGTCTGTTGGTTTATGTTGCATCACTTACTACGCCCCGCATTCAGCAGATCATGCGGATTTTTTGAACTCTTTTATGAGTTGACTAACACGCTCAGTCGGCTGAGCGCCTTTACCTACCCAATAGTCGACGCGATCAAGGGCGATGCGCAAGCGCTCTTCCTGGCCACGGGCGATTGGGTTGAAGAAACCAATTTGCTCGATATGACGTCCATCACGTGGACGACGGCTATCTGCAACGGTCAAGTGGTAAAATGGGCGCTTTTTAGAACCGCCTCGTGCTAAACGTATAACTACCATCGCGTCCTCCTATCAGGGGTAGGCTTTGAAATCACCTACCGTTCTAGCTGCCGGGGTTAAGATACCCGAACCCTAAAACCGGATTATAAAAACACTGTGTTCTCAGCCATTAACAATGGCAAGGGCACAGCACGGGAGCGGCGATTATACGGTTTCAGCGAGGGAAATCAAGACACGTTGACGGTGGCTTCCATAAGTGCAGGTTGAGCGACGAAGGCGGCAAGTTCTCGCAGCGGCATCGGGCGTGCAAAGAGATACCCTTGAAATTCATTGCAAGCATGGTTCACCAAGAACGTTGCTTGCTGCTCTGTTTCAACGCCTTCGGCCACTACCCGCAAACCCAAAGCATGTGCCATAGCAATAATCGTACGTACAATCATACAGTCACTACTGCTGCCTGGAATGTCGCTGATAAAGGATTGATCAATTTTCAATTCTTGCACCGGCAGACTGCGCAACATGCTCAGCGACGAATAGCCGGTACCAAAGTCATCCACGGAAACCTGAAACCCGAGTTCGCGCAGTCCATTTAAGCACAGCAATGAGTTTTCCAGATTGTCCATGACCGCGGTTTCGGTGATTTCCAGCTGTACCCATTCGGGATGCACTTCATGACTAGAGAACAGCCCAGCGAGATGACTGACAGCGTAGTCACCCGCGACATCATTAGCAGACAAGTTCAAGGACATACGCGGTACCGATTGACCCAGCAAACCAGCACTCATTAATTCTTGCGAGGCACGTCGACAAACGAACTGAGTGACTTCACCAATCAGTCCCTGCTGCTCTGCCAAAGGAATAAAGACATCAGGCCTAACC
It contains:
- the rpsP gene encoding 30S ribosomal protein S16, with the protein product MVVIRLARGGSKKRPFYHLTVADSRRPRDGRHIEQIGFFNPIARGQEERLRIALDRVDYWVGKGAQPTERVSQLIKEFKKSA